The proteins below come from a single Vicia villosa cultivar HV-30 ecotype Madison, WI unplaced genomic scaffold, Vvil1.0 ctg.005984F_1_1, whole genome shotgun sequence genomic window:
- the LOC131642876 gene encoding uncharacterized protein LOC131642876, protein MSNNEGNFVHGKELAHLLSDNINNIVQGFRSECRDMVEANAEITPIHESESSTRRGKKLTTILIKRETFSFSFPVDFDISCFPGIDSMLSNLTSWDVECRKRESRICDTYYIHATVTEGKRLRSITEVVNKLLPEGYAKLDSRKRKKNMDFDDIDEENNFEFEANENNISQVQKQKLVEAGKDISPESSTRTERFIGNKEINAEVGDFSCSPLSIMDKENNMDDILTRALLNSQETSPEFLLYISDMQPIVPVNQNILEDMLKDHVENDWTLMDRVNNYEVLYKIREDFSEYDDLIANFLK, encoded by the exons ATGAGCAATAATGAAGGAAATTTTGTTCATGGCAAAGAATTGGCTCACCTGCTTAGTGATAATATCAAT AACATAGTACAAGGATTTAGATCCGAATGTCGCGATATGGTTGAAGCAAATGCTGAAATTACACCTATTCAT GAATCTGAATCATCAACAAGACGTGGGAAGAAGCTGACAACAATACTAATCAAAAGGGaaacattttcattttcatttcctgtggactTTGATATTTCATGTTTTCCGGGTATAGACAGTATGTTGTCTAATCTTACAAGTTGGGATGTTGAATGTCGAAAGAGAGAATCTAGAATTTGTGATACg TACTATATTCACGCAACCGTCACTGAAGGTAAAAGATTGCGATCCATTACAGAAGTTGTAAACAAATTACTTCCAGAAGGATATGCCAAGTTGGACAgccgaaaaagaaagaaaaacatg gactttgatgatatagatgaagaaaataattttgaatttgaagcTAATGAAAACAACATCTCTCAA GTTCAAAAACAAAAACTTGTCGAGGCGGGGAAAGATATTTCTCCCGAATCTTCCACCCGTACAGAAAGGTTTATTGGAAACAAAGAAATTAATGCTGAAGTTGGAGATTTTTCTTGTTCTCCTTTATCGATTATGGATAAAGAGAACAATATGGATGATATTTTAACAAGAGCGTTGCTAAATTCACAAGAAACATCGCCTGAATTTTTGCTATACATCTCGGATATGCAACCCATTGTTCCTGTCAATCAAAATATATTAGAAGATATGCTGAAAGATCATGTTGAAAATGATTGGACTCTAATGGATCGTGTCAATAACTATGAAGTCTTATATAAAATTAGAGAAGACTTCTCTGAATATGATGATTTGATAGCAAACTTTCTAAAATAA
- the LOC131642877 gene encoding uncharacterized protein LOC131642877, which translates to MASSETPSSQPPSQEASSAQSLVQNNVRGKTDITWAHCTRSPDGKSLVCMYCHKSFGGGGIHRVKQHLARIVGNVEICKKVSTKIRFQMKLHFNERSKKRKASDVAESESFTAEGGELQIGASKKNDARIGSYFLPRTTPGAQSTLKSVMQSKEVIEKCDLAIARWFIDASIPFNAANSPYFYPAVDVLCCMGAGYKVPTMHALRGNLLNKWVDDVKIQIKQYRSIWKDTDCTLMADGWIEILFKLFKEVALYVGPENVVQIVTDNPANYVAARKLLEMEFPKLFWSPCVVHCGREILRPPPTRFATNFIALQSILSHKNALRAMVTSKEWTTTTYSKDAKEKQFVEQVLDSSFWSKCADIVKITEPLICVLRIVDNEDKPTMEYLYRAMYKAREEIENRFRRNKLKVEPYLKILDNCWDAQLRKNLHVAGYWLNPSCRFGPEYEKNKTTTQGLLDVIEKYAYDSKDLRSKLTAEMTSFKNCEGSFGKTTTVENRDEVSPDQWWDTYGTEAPNLQKLAIRILSQTCSASGCERNWSVFEHFHSKKRNRLENQKLNDLVYVRYNLRLQNRNKKKQNYDPIKFETLGDHSNWVLEDSPSFLTIEEVEALLKDLASMTIQHISNDIAELNLDEIDVEGDASLNSGENNQSNNIIEGEDVANAIDFVGDDFDIEGDPNIEIILPPWN; encoded by the exons ATGGCATCTTCTGAAACACCATCATCACAACCACCATCACAAGAAGCATCTTCAGCTCAAAGTTTAGTTCAAAATAATGTTAGAGGGAAGACTGATATAACTTGGGCACATTGTACTAGAAGTCCTGATGGAAAATCTCTTGTTTGTATGTACTGTCACAAATCTTTTGGTGGAGGTGGAATTCATAGAGTAAAGCAACACTTGGCTAGAATAGTAGGAAATGTTGAAATTTGTAAGAAAGTGTCTACTAAAATTCGTTTCCAGATGAAACTACATTTCAATGAGCGAAGCAAGAAAAGAAAAGCTTCAGATGTGGCTGAAAGTGAGTCATTTACTGCGGAGGGAGGTGAATTGCAAATTGGTGCATCTAAAAAGAATGACGCTCGTATTGGTAGTTATTTTTTACCAAGAACAACTCCGGGAGCTCAGTCTACTTTAAAAAGTGTGATGCAAAGTAAAGAAGTGATAGAAAAATGTGATCTTGCTATTGCCAGGTGGTTTATTGATGCATCTATTCCTTTCAATGCTGCAAATTCACCGTATTTTTATCCCGCAGTTGATGTTCTCTGTTGTATGGGTGCTGGATATAAAGTTCCTACCATGCATGCTCTTCGTGGTAATTTGTTAAATAAGTGGGTTGATGATGTGAAGATACAGATAAAGCAATATCGTTCTATTTGGAAGGATACAGATTGTACTCTTATGGCAGATGGGTGGATTG AAATACTATTTAAGCTTTTCAAGGAAGTAGCGTTGTATGTTGGACCGGAAAATGTTGTTCAAATTGTTACCGATAATCCTGCGAATTATGTTGCTGCTAGAAAGTTGTTGGAAATGGAGTTTCCTAAGTTGTTTTGGTCTCCTTGCGTAGTACACT GTGGAAGAGAAATACTCCGTCCTCCTCCAACCCGCTTTGCTACTAATTTCATTGCACTGCAAAGTATTCTGTCTCATAAAAATGCACTAAGAGCCATGGTAACATCCAAAGAGTGGACAACCACAACTTATTCCAAAGATGCCAAGGAAAAACAATTTGTGGAACAAGTCTTAGACTCAAGCTTTTGGTCTAAATGTGCTGACATAGTGAAAATTACAGAACCTCTTATATGTGTGTTGCGTATTGTTGATAACGAAGATAAGCCGACTATGGAATATCTCTATCGAGCTATGTATAAAGCAAGAGAGGAGATTGAGAATAGGTTTAGAAGAAATAAGTTGAAAGTAGAGCCTTATTTGAAGATCTTGGATAACTGTTGGGATGCACAACTTCGGAAAAATCTCCATGTTGCTGGTTATTGGTTAAATCCATCTTGTAGATTTGGTCCAGAATATGAAAAAAACAAGACCACCACCCAAGGCCTTTTGGATGTCATTGAAAAGTATGCTTATGATAGTAAGGACTTGCGATCTAAATTAACTGCTGAGATGACTTCATTCAAAAATTGTGAAGGTAGTTTTGGAAAGACAACAACAGTAGAAAACCGAGATGAAGTTTCGCCAG ATCAATGGTGGGACACTTATGGAACCGAAGCACCGAATTTGCAAAAGCTGGCTATTCGGATTTTGAGTCAAACTTGTAGTGCATCTGGTTGTGAACGAAATTGGAGTGTGTTTGAACACTTTCATTCAAAAAAGAGAAATAGGTTGGAGAATCAAAAGCTTAACGATCTCGTTTATGTTCGTTACAATTTACGGCTACAAAATAG AAACAAGAAGAAACAAAATTATGATCCTATTAAGTTTGAAACACTTGGTGATCATTCTAATTGGGTGTTGGAGGATTCACCATCATTCTTGACCATTGAGGAGGTGGAAGCACTACTCAAAGATCTTGCTAGTATGACAATCCAACATATTTCAAATGATATTG CTGAATTAAATTTGGATGAGATTGATGTTGAGGGAGATGCGTCACTTAACTCCGGAGAAAACAACCAAAGTAATAATATCATTGAAGGGGAAGATGTTGCTAATGCGATTGATTTTGTCggagatgattttgatattgaaggagatcccaacattgagATAATTTTACCTCCTTGGAACTAA